The proteins below are encoded in one region of Brevundimonas fontaquae:
- a CDS encoding GDP-mannose 4,6-dehydratase, whose translation MSGDGGIVVTGASGFIGSHVLPQLKAAFPERLITPLGGPSSKAYRGVDLSDPASLRAALDGVQFDAVIHLAAQSSVAGAINAPELVWRANAVGAMTVASVVSDLSPHATVIHAGSAECYGESFLPGHPLDESACLKPSNPYARSKVAAELALTDILPANAQLVLLRLFNHTGAGQDERFVVPSFAAQVARVEKGEQAIIEVGDLTAERDFGHVADAAAAIVEVLKASENLPRVSTFNVCTEVARPVDDVLEVLLSAAKHPVAVKVDPARMRPSSIAVAAGSSAALRAATSWVPTRSFEETILEVLDYWRKAV comes from the coding sequence GTGAGCGGCGATGGCGGGATCGTCGTTACAGGCGCATCCGGCTTCATCGGAAGCCATGTGCTTCCGCAACTGAAAGCGGCGTTTCCCGAGCGGCTGATCACGCCGCTCGGGGGGCCTTCATCCAAGGCGTATCGCGGGGTGGATCTAAGCGATCCCGCAAGCCTGAGGGCGGCGCTGGACGGCGTGCAGTTCGATGCGGTGATTCACTTGGCCGCCCAGTCAAGTGTGGCCGGCGCGATCAACGCGCCCGAATTGGTTTGGCGCGCCAATGCTGTAGGCGCGATGACCGTGGCCAGTGTGGTTTCCGATCTGTCACCGCACGCGACCGTCATCCACGCCGGCAGCGCCGAATGTTATGGAGAGAGCTTTCTGCCCGGGCATCCGTTGGACGAAAGCGCATGTCTGAAACCGAGCAATCCCTATGCTCGGTCCAAGGTCGCCGCTGAACTGGCCTTGACCGACATCCTTCCCGCTAACGCGCAGTTGGTGTTGCTACGGTTGTTTAATCATACTGGAGCGGGTCAAGACGAACGCTTCGTCGTGCCGTCTTTCGCCGCTCAGGTGGCGCGCGTGGAAAAAGGTGAGCAGGCCATCATCGAGGTTGGCGACCTCACCGCCGAGCGCGATTTCGGCCATGTCGCCGATGCCGCTGCCGCCATCGTGGAGGTGTTGAAGGCCTCCGAAAACCTTCCCCGTGTAAGCACATTCAATGTGTGCACCGAAGTCGCCCGTCCTGTCGATGACGTCCTTGAAGTGCTTTTGAGTGCCGCCAAGCACCCTGTGGCTGTGAAGGTTGATCCGGCGCGTATGCGGCCTTCATCGATCGCCGTGGCCGCCGGCTCTTCGGCGGCGCTTAGGGCCGCGACAAGTTGGGTGCCTACGCGAAGCTTCGAGGAGACGATCCTGGAAGTGCTAGATTACTGGCGCAAAGCCGTCTGA
- a CDS encoding class I SAM-dependent methyltransferase produces the protein MNRDDTAGAKAAASPPSPPLALAFPTLMECYADARRTPMPPLTVEDGRYTKNVELFEAYAANRELGVYEQVHYERFKISAGMFSGCFDKGTSVLEVGGQSFFGEFVRDVHSSSYHSWNGPLGEDFELDDAVFDRVLCLEVLSELRDVTPIGSESNGRTYFDYSGVLKVLSESYRILKPGGLLLVSAPNATSVDAIARILRQEHPHLYDPHIREFAPQQIRAFGKLVGFDLMAFGTFFAWNVIDRLERDKLLKWIADEGLDASNRGDDACFVFRKPVGEGHSLAKASIHSTELPIQVFFGMGAAGSASYWRERHQSGDVPEYEDILADVFSRLLSAGDVVVDIGVNVGRHFTRFHEVVGEHGRVIGFEPVPDFAAHSRALVGPAAEIREKALSDAAGVGEFLFMTKAVGESGFKERASDGDRGAKPIQVEISTLDAETVDLPSLRYIKIDTEGHELSVLKGGRETLRRFRPYISVEWGEPTYTLYGHDMFSLFEFANEIEYSISDLFGNVVSSREEWSRVSDQSYWDYFLVPLEKLAEWRELFK, from the coding sequence ATGAATCGAGATGATACTGCGGGCGCAAAGGCCGCAGCTTCGCCACCCAGCCCACCTCTCGCGCTGGCTTTCCCAACACTGATGGAGTGCTACGCCGACGCTCGACGGACGCCAATGCCGCCGCTGACAGTTGAAGACGGACGGTACACGAAAAACGTCGAATTGTTCGAGGCTTATGCCGCTAACCGTGAGCTTGGGGTCTATGAGCAAGTTCACTATGAGCGGTTTAAAATCAGCGCGGGCATGTTTTCTGGTTGTTTTGACAAAGGTACAAGCGTTTTAGAAGTTGGCGGGCAGTCCTTTTTTGGGGAATTCGTTCGCGACGTCCATTCGTCTTCCTATCATTCATGGAATGGCCCCTTGGGCGAGGACTTTGAACTGGATGACGCCGTCTTTGATCGGGTCCTGTGTCTAGAAGTCCTGTCCGAGTTAAGGGACGTCACGCCGATTGGTTCAGAGTCAAATGGACGCACATACTTTGACTACAGTGGCGTCCTGAAGGTGCTTAGCGAGTCGTATCGTATTCTGAAACCCGGCGGCCTGCTGCTAGTCAGCGCGCCAAATGCTACCTCGGTCGATGCTATTGCGCGAATCCTTCGACAGGAGCACCCGCATCTTTACGATCCTCACATTCGAGAGTTTGCGCCGCAGCAAATTCGGGCGTTCGGAAAGTTGGTGGGTTTTGACCTCATGGCGTTTGGGACGTTCTTCGCTTGGAACGTCATCGATCGGCTAGAGCGAGATAAACTTTTAAAATGGATTGCTGATGAGGGTTTAGATGCCTCGAATAGAGGCGACGACGCATGTTTCGTATTTAGAAAGCCGGTCGGAGAGGGACATAGCCTCGCGAAAGCGTCCATCCATTCAACGGAGCTGCCTATTCAAGTGTTCTTTGGGATGGGTGCCGCAGGAAGTGCGAGCTACTGGAGGGAGCGACACCAATCGGGGGACGTGCCGGAATATGAAGACATTTTGGCCGATGTTTTTTCCCGCCTGCTGTCGGCTGGTGACGTTGTCGTCGATATCGGTGTGAACGTCGGCAGGCACTTTACGCGCTTTCACGAAGTGGTCGGTGAGCATGGCCGCGTGATCGGTTTCGAACCTGTTCCAGATTTTGCGGCACACAGCCGTGCCTTAGTGGGGCCGGCCGCCGAGATCCGCGAAAAAGCGCTTTCTGACGCCGCCGGCGTCGGGGAGTTCCTTTTCATGACGAAAGCTGTCGGGGAGTCTGGCTTTAAAGAACGAGCAAGTGACGGTGATCGCGGCGCAAAGCCGATTCAAGTCGAGATATCGACGCTGGATGCCGAAACGGTTGACCTGCCAAGTTTGCGCTACATTAAAATCGATACTGAAGGGCACGAACTCAGCGTTCTCAAAGGAGGGCGAGAAACATTGCGACGTTTTCGTCCATATATCAGCGTCGAATGGGGCGAGCCCACCTATACCTTGTACGGACACGATATGTTCAGTCTTTTTGAATTTGCCAATGAAATAGAATATTCGATATCAGACTTGTTCGGTAACGTTGTGTCCAGTAGAGAAGAGTGGTCTAGGGTCTCCGATCAATCGTATTGGGATTACTTTTTAGTGCCGCTTGAAAAACTGGCAGAATGGCGCGAGTTGTTTAAATAG
- the argB gene encoding acetylglutamate kinase encodes MNETERQSEERSWETAKTLAEALPYIQVYDRETVVIKYGGHAMGESAVARQFAADVVLLKLMGVNPVVVHGGGPQISAMLDKAGVKSSFVDGLRVTDPATMEVAEMVLSGAVNKEIAHWITMAGKEADVRGVGLSGKDAGLLTVEKTRRTKRDPDSMIEHEVDLGYVGEPTKVDPKLIAGLIASETEDWVPVIAPIGVAEDGQTYNVNADTVAGAVAGSLNAKRMLLLTDVPGVKGADGDIIRQMTLDEAQNLIDTGVATGGMIPKLETAMAAVRAGVEAVVILDGRRPHAMLVELFTEFGAGTLVKAS; translated from the coding sequence ATGAACGAAACCGAGCGCCAATCCGAGGAACGCAGTTGGGAGACGGCGAAGACGCTCGCCGAGGCCCTGCCGTATATTCAGGTCTATGACCGCGAGACCGTGGTCATCAAATACGGCGGTCACGCCATGGGCGAAAGCGCTGTGGCGCGGCAGTTTGCGGCCGATGTGGTGCTGTTGAAACTGATGGGCGTGAACCCGGTGGTCGTGCACGGCGGCGGGCCGCAGATCAGCGCCATGCTGGACAAGGCGGGGGTGAAGTCCAGCTTCGTCGACGGGCTGCGGGTCACCGATCCGGCGACGATGGAAGTCGCCGAGATGGTGCTGTCGGGCGCGGTGAACAAAGAGATCGCCCACTGGATCACCATGGCCGGCAAGGAGGCGGACGTGCGCGGCGTCGGCCTGTCGGGCAAGGACGCCGGTCTGTTGACGGTCGAGAAGACGCGCCGCACCAAGCGCGACCCCGACAGCATGATCGAGCATGAGGTGGACCTCGGCTATGTCGGCGAACCGACCAAGGTCGATCCCAAGCTGATCGCCGGCCTGATCGCGTCCGAGACCGAAGACTGGGTCCCGGTCATCGCCCCGATCGGCGTGGCCGAAGACGGCCAGACCTACAACGTCAACGCCGACACGGTGGCGGGCGCCGTGGCGGGTTCGCTGAACGCCAAGCGGATGCTGCTGCTGACCGATGTGCCGGGGGTCAAGGGCGCGGACGGCGACATCATCCGTCAGATGACGCTGGACGAGGCGCAAAACCTGATCGACACGGGCGTGGCCACCGGCGGCATGATCCCCAAGCTGGAGACCGCGATGGCCGCCGTTCGCGCGGGCGTCGAGGCGGTGGTCATTCTGGACGGGCGCCGACCGCACGCCATGCTGGTCGAGTTGTTCACCGAGTTCGGCGCGGGCACCCTGGTGAAGGCGTCTTGA
- a CDS encoding pyrimidine 5'-nucleotidase, which translates to MIDPHSTSLGHVRAWVFDMDDTLYPREQGLMRLVQARINAFVVEAVGLEPEAAAAMQRQFLDEHGTTLAGLMANYAVDTERFLREVHDVPLDGVEPNPRLAERLKALPGRCYVFTNGARDYAHRVLERIGVADCFEGVFAIEDGDLTPKPNPATFRRMLEQFGIDPHRSAFFEDTSKNLEPAKALGMATVLIGDGHGKPIGPHIDHVAPDLLDFLSDLSFKDAA; encoded by the coding sequence TTGATCGACCCCCATTCCACATCCCTTGGGCATGTGCGCGCCTGGGTGTTCGACATGGACGACACCCTGTATCCGCGCGAGCAGGGTCTGATGCGGCTGGTCCAGGCGCGCATCAACGCCTTCGTGGTCGAAGCCGTCGGACTGGAGCCCGAGGCCGCCGCCGCGATGCAACGCCAGTTTCTGGACGAGCACGGCACGACCCTGGCCGGGCTGATGGCCAACTATGCGGTCGATACCGAACGGTTCCTGCGCGAGGTGCACGACGTGCCGCTGGACGGGGTCGAACCCAACCCGCGTCTGGCCGAGCGGCTGAAGGCTCTGCCCGGTCGTTGCTATGTCTTCACCAACGGTGCGCGCGACTACGCCCATCGTGTTCTGGAGCGGATCGGCGTCGCCGACTGTTTCGAAGGCGTTTTCGCCATTGAGGATGGGGATCTGACGCCCAAGCCCAATCCCGCGACCTTCCGCCGGATGCTGGAGCAGTTCGGCATCGATCCGCACCGATCCGCCTTCTTCGAGGACACGTCCAAGAACCTAGAGCCGGCCAAGGCGCTGGGCATGGCGACGGTCCTGATCGGCGACGGCCATGGCAAGCCGATCGGGCCGCACATTGACCATGTGGCCCCGGACCTTCTCGACTTCCTCTCCGACCTGAGCTTCAAGGACGCCGCATGA
- the dapD gene encoding 2,3,4,5-tetrahydropyridine-2,6-dicarboxylate N-succinyltransferase has protein sequence MTDLSHLESVVEAAWEQRGEVSAATHGEVRDAVETALALLDSGQARVASRGEDGVWTTHQWLKKAVLLSFRLNDNQIMRAGAPSVMPLSVDHPVAVGPFWDKVPNKFGDWTASDYQSAGFRSVPGAIVRHGAHIARNVVLMPSFVNIGAFVDEGSMIDAWATVGSCAQIGKNVHLSGGAGIGGVLEPLQANPTIIEDGCFIGARAEVAEGVIVREGAVLAMGVYLSGSTKIVDRATGEVFRGEVPAYSVVVPGSLPDPNGGPSLYCAVIVKRVDAQTRAKTGVNELLRD, from the coding sequence ATGACCGATCTGTCGCATCTCGAATCCGTCGTCGAGGCCGCTTGGGAACAGCGCGGCGAAGTGTCCGCCGCCACGCATGGCGAGGTGCGCGACGCCGTTGAAACCGCCCTGGCCCTGCTGGATTCCGGGCAGGCGCGCGTCGCCTCGCGCGGCGAGGATGGCGTCTGGACCACGCATCAGTGGCTGAAGAAGGCGGTGCTGCTGTCCTTCCGTCTGAACGACAACCAGATCATGCGGGCGGGCGCGCCGTCCGTCATGCCGCTGTCGGTGGATCATCCCGTCGCCGTCGGTCCCTTCTGGGATAAGGTGCCCAACAAGTTCGGCGACTGGACCGCGTCGGATTATCAGTCGGCCGGCTTCCGCTCGGTGCCCGGCGCCATCGTCCGTCACGGCGCGCATATCGCCAGGAACGTCGTGCTGATGCCGTCGTTCGTGAACATCGGCGCCTTCGTCGACGAGGGCTCGATGATTGATGCCTGGGCCACGGTCGGCTCCTGCGCCCAGATCGGCAAGAATGTGCACCTGTCAGGCGGCGCGGGCATCGGCGGTGTGCTGGAGCCTTTGCAGGCCAATCCGACCATCATCGAGGACGGCTGTTTCATCGGCGCCCGCGCCGAGGTGGCCGAGGGCGTGATCGTGCGCGAGGGCGCGGTCCTTGCCATGGGCGTCTATCTGTCGGGCTCGACCAAGATCGTGGACCGGGCGACCGGCGAAGTGTTCCGAGGCGAGGTGCCGGCCTATTCGGTCGTCGTGCCGGGTTCGCTGCCGGATCCCAATGGCGGGCCGTCGTTGTACTGCGCCGTCATCGTCAAGCGTGTGGACGCGCAGACGCGGGCCAAGACCGGCGTCAACGAACTGCTGCGCGACTGA
- a CDS encoding sensor histidine kinase, producing the protein MRYLIILSWAIALFTVTNVGTAAMWFLAATLSGLLRTFTERLLVMADDTLHGRIKLVAATVSCVAWSAAPLLAFLHGGAYGVPLGVALLMAGYVLVFTQMRAAPREALLVSTPYTLVFGVLFVRLYGTPGFWVVLSMAPVLALALLIKVAINQMKDNDLEAVNRRQAELISELEAARDRADAASAAKSSFLDVISHELRTPMNGVLGAAQLLQMSELSERQKEFVGVIRDSGEGLMVLLNDILDITKIESGKMELDFVDVGAETLAARLTGPFKAQAEARGLTFTTDIRGPLPPLLRMDPLRLAQVTHNLLANAIKFTPQGEVRLIIDSEPAGEGRTTLRLGVVDSGIGIAADDLTRLFQPFSQVDGSSTRKFGGTGLGLSICQRLAALMDGEITVTSTPGQGSTFTLHATFDTPQVEAARIAA; encoded by the coding sequence ATGCGATACCTGATCATCCTCAGTTGGGCGATCGCGCTGTTCACAGTGACGAACGTGGGGACCGCCGCAATGTGGTTCTTGGCGGCGACCCTGTCGGGTCTGTTGCGCACATTCACCGAACGTTTGCTGGTGATGGCGGACGACACCTTGCACGGACGGATCAAGCTGGTGGCCGCAACGGTCTCATGCGTGGCCTGGTCCGCCGCCCCGCTGCTCGCCTTCCTCCATGGCGGCGCGTATGGCGTGCCGTTGGGTGTCGCCCTTCTGATGGCCGGCTATGTTCTGGTGTTTACCCAGATGCGCGCCGCGCCGCGTGAGGCCTTGCTGGTTTCTACGCCTTACACCCTCGTGTTCGGCGTCCTTTTCGTAAGACTTTACGGCACACCGGGCTTCTGGGTCGTTCTGAGCATGGCTCCGGTGCTGGCGCTGGCCCTGTTGATCAAGGTGGCCATCAATCAGATGAAGGACAATGATCTGGAGGCCGTGAACCGACGCCAAGCCGAACTGATCTCCGAGTTGGAAGCCGCCCGCGACCGGGCCGACGCCGCCAGCGCCGCCAAATCCAGCTTCCTCGACGTCATCTCTCATGAGCTTCGCACGCCGATGAACGGGGTTCTGGGGGCCGCGCAACTGTTGCAGATGTCCGAGCTCAGCGAGCGTCAGAAAGAATTCGTCGGGGTCATCCGCGACTCCGGCGAAGGGCTTATGGTGCTGCTGAACGACATCCTCGACATCACCAAGATCGAGTCCGGCAAGATGGAACTGGACTTTGTCGATGTCGGAGCCGAGACCCTCGCCGCCCGCCTGACGGGCCCGTTCAAGGCCCAGGCCGAAGCGCGCGGCCTGACCTTCACGACCGACATCCGCGGCCCGCTGCCGCCGCTTCTCAGAATGGACCCGCTGCGCCTGGCGCAGGTGACGCATAACCTGCTGGCCAACGCCATCAAGTTCACGCCCCAGGGCGAGGTTCGCCTGATTATCGACAGCGAGCCGGCAGGCGAGGGCCGCACGACCTTGCGGCTTGGTGTGGTCGATTCCGGCATCGGCATCGCCGCCGACGATCTGACGCGCCTGTTCCAGCCCTTCTCTCAGGTGGACGGGTCGTCCACCCGCAAGTTCGGCGGCACCGGCCTGGGCCTTAGCATTTGTCAGCGTCTGGCCGCCCTGATGGACGGCGAGATCACGGTGACGTCGACCCCCGGCCAGGGATCGACCTTCACCCTGCACGCGACCTTCGATACGCCTCAGGTCGAAGCCGCCCGCATAGCGGCCTGA
- a CDS encoding ferritin-like domain-containing protein — MADKTLDTLFHDTLKDIYYAERKILKSLPKMARAAQSPELKAAFEKHKGQTEGQIERLQQVFELIGKPARGKTCDAIEGILAEGDEIMEEYKDTPALDAGLLAAAQAVEHYEITRYGTLKRWALVLGMKDAAALLDETLQEESQTDEDLTGIADAAVNADATKSAV, encoded by the coding sequence ATGGCCGACAAGACCCTGGACACCCTGTTCCACGACACGCTCAAGGACATCTATTACGCCGAGCGCAAGATTCTGAAGTCTCTACCCAAAATGGCCCGTGCGGCTCAGTCGCCTGAGCTGAAGGCCGCCTTCGAGAAGCACAAGGGCCAGACCGAAGGCCAGATCGAACGCCTGCAACAAGTGTTCGAGCTGATCGGCAAGCCCGCACGCGGCAAGACCTGCGACGCCATTGAGGGCATCTTGGCCGAAGGCGACGAGATCATGGAAGAATACAAGGACACACCGGCCCTGGATGCCGGCCTGCTGGCCGCCGCCCAGGCGGTCGAACACTATGAGATCACCCGCTACGGCACGCTGAAACGCTGGGCGCTGGTGCTGGGCATGAAGGACGCCGCCGCCCTTCTGGACGAGACGCTCCAGGAGGAATCCCAAACTGACGAAGATCTGACCGGCATCGCCGACGCTGCGGTCAACGCCGATGCGACGAAGAGCGCAGTTTGA
- the thrS gene encoding threonine--tRNA ligase, protein MIDLKFPDGAVRQYPAGSTARDVATSISPSLAKKAVLAELNGEQRDMGRVLETGGDFRLIMRDDPAALYTIRHDTAHVLAEAVQTLFPGTQVTIGPAIEDGFYYDFYREEPFSTDDFAAIEKEMGRIVDRDAKFEREVWERDDAIQFFEARGEKFKAELIRDLPGTETITLYKQGDWIDLCRGPHFPSTRHVGKAFKLTKLAGAYWRGDSKREQLQRIYGTAWATKEDLDAHLQRLEEAEKRDHRKVGKAMELFHMQEEGRGMVFWHPKGWVLWRVLEAYMRRRLDAAGYVEVKTPQVLDRKFWEQSGHWDKYRPNMFVCETVEGEELSLKPMNCPGHVQIFDQGQRSYRELPLRMAEFGACHRYEPSGSLHGLMRVRGFTQDDAHIFCREDQIVEETAEFIKLARSVHADLGMETAYISLGTRPENRAGTDEFWDKAETLMAEAARAAGTEPVVTEGDGAFYAPKLDFIVKDAIGREWTCGTIQLDYVLPERLNATYIAEDGQKHRPVMLHRAILGSFERFIGIMIENYAGAFPLWLAPTQAVVATITSDADDYARDVMARFKAAGLRTEIDLRNEKVGYKVREHSVGKVPVIAVVGRKEAEDGMVAIRRLGSQAQTLVTVEEAIRILTDEATPPDLKRAS, encoded by the coding sequence ATGATCGACTTGAAATTCCCCGATGGCGCGGTGCGCCAATACCCGGCCGGCTCTACGGCGCGCGACGTCGCGACCTCCATCTCGCCGTCGCTGGCGAAGAAGGCCGTGCTGGCCGAACTGAACGGCGAGCAGCGCGACATGGGCCGGGTGCTGGAGACGGGCGGCGACTTCCGCCTGATCATGCGCGACGACCCCGCCGCCCTCTATACGATCCGCCACGACACCGCCCACGTCCTGGCCGAGGCCGTCCAGACCCTGTTCCCTGGCACCCAGGTCACGATCGGCCCGGCGATCGAGGACGGTTTCTACTACGACTTCTACCGCGAAGAGCCCTTCTCGACCGACGACTTCGCCGCCATCGAAAAGGAGATGGGCCGGATCGTGGATCGCGACGCCAAGTTCGAACGCGAGGTGTGGGAGCGGGACGACGCCATCCAATTCTTCGAGGCGCGCGGCGAGAAGTTCAAGGCCGAGCTGATCCGCGACCTGCCGGGAACCGAGACCATCACCCTATACAAACAGGGCGACTGGATCGACCTGTGCCGGGGCCCGCACTTCCCCTCGACGCGCCACGTCGGCAAGGCGTTCAAACTGACAAAGCTGGCCGGGGCCTATTGGCGGGGCGATTCCAAGCGCGAGCAGCTGCAACGCATCTACGGCACCGCCTGGGCGACCAAGGAGGATCTGGACGCGCATTTGCAGCGTCTGGAAGAGGCCGAAAAGCGCGACCACCGCAAGGTCGGCAAGGCCATGGAGCTCTTCCATATGCAGGAAGAGGGCCGGGGCATGGTCTTCTGGCACCCGAAGGGCTGGGTGCTGTGGCGCGTGCTCGAGGCCTATATGCGCCGCCGCCTGGACGCCGCCGGCTATGTCGAGGTCAAGACGCCCCAGGTGCTGGACCGCAAATTCTGGGAGCAGAGCGGCCATTGGGACAAGTATCGCCCCAATATGTTCGTCTGCGAGACGGTCGAGGGCGAGGAACTGAGCCTGAAGCCGATGAACTGCCCGGGTCACGTCCAGATCTTCGACCAGGGCCAGCGGTCCTATCGCGAACTGCCGCTGCGCATGGCCGAGTTCGGCGCCTGCCACCGTTATGAGCCGTCGGGATCCCTGCACGGTCTGATGCGGGTGCGCGGCTTCACCCAGGACGACGCCCACATCTTCTGCCGCGAGGACCAGATCGTCGAGGAGACGGCCGAGTTCATCAAACTGGCCCGCAGCGTCCACGCCGACCTCGGCATGGAAACGGCCTATATCAGCCTTGGCACCCGGCCCGAGAACCGTGCCGGCACGGACGAGTTCTGGGACAAGGCCGAGACCCTGATGGCCGAAGCCGCCCGCGCCGCCGGAACCGAGCCGGTCGTCACCGAGGGCGACGGCGCCTTCTATGCGCCCAAGCTGGACTTCATCGTCAAGGACGCCATCGGCCGCGAATGGACCTGCGGCACGATCCAGCTGGACTACGTCCTGCCCGAACGTCTGAACGCCACCTACATCGCCGAGGACGGCCAGAAGCACCGCCCGGTCATGCTGCACCGCGCGATCCTGGGGTCGTTCGAGCGCTTCATCGGCATCATGATCGAAAACTACGCCGGCGCCTTCCCGCTGTGGCTGGCCCCGACCCAGGCTGTGGTGGCCACCATCACCTCGGACGCCGACGATTACGCCCGCGACGTGATGGCCAGGTTCAAGGCCGCCGGCCTGCGCACCGAGATCGACCTGCGCAACGAAAAGGTCGGCTACAAGGTGCGTGAACACTCGGTCGGCAAGGTCCCGGTCATCGCTGTCGTCGGTCGCAAGGAGGCGGAAGACGGCATGGTCGCCATCCGTCGCCTCGGCTCGCAGGCCCAGACCCTGGTCACGGTCGAGGAAGCCATCCGCATCCTGACCGACGAAGCGACCCCGCCGGATCTGAAGCGCGCCAGTTGA
- the yidD gene encoding membrane protein insertion efficiency factor YidD, which produces MSLYERGVRAAHRGYKLTLSPLIGQQCRFLPTCSDYGRDALIQHGPVKGGWLTVRRLCKCHPFGGSGYDPVPPVKTKP; this is translated from the coding sequence ATGTCTCTCTATGAACGCGGCGTGCGCGCGGCCCATCGGGGCTACAAGCTGACGCTGTCCCCCCTGATCGGCCAGCAGTGCCGCTTCCTGCCGACCTGTTCGGATTACGGGCGCGACGCCCTGATCCAGCACGGACCGGTAAAGGGGGGATGGCTCACCGTGCGCAGGCTCTGTAAATGCCATCCCTTCGGCGGGTCGGGATACGACCCGGTTCCGCCAGTAAAGACGAAGCCATGA
- a CDS encoding iron-sulfur cluster assembly scaffold protein, which yields MIDDLYSARILSLAANLPHAGRLPTPQGTGERVAKLCGSRATVDVTLDDAGRIADFAQDVKACALGQAAAGVLGQSVIGASVDDLKDARDAMIAMLKSGSDGPVGRFEDLRLLKQVADYPARHASTLVSLEATLEAVNKALAARTRLAGAA from the coding sequence ATGATCGACGACCTCTACAGCGCGCGCATCCTGTCTCTGGCGGCGAACCTGCCGCACGCGGGTCGGCTGCCTACGCCGCAGGGCACTGGCGAGCGGGTGGCGAAACTGTGCGGGTCTCGCGCGACAGTCGATGTGACGCTGGACGACGCGGGCCGCATCGCCGACTTCGCCCAGGACGTCAAAGCCTGCGCCCTCGGCCAGGCCGCCGCCGGGGTGCTGGGTCAGTCTGTGATCGGCGCGTCGGTCGATGATCTCAAGGACGCCCGCGACGCGATGATCGCCATGCTGAAATCCGGCAGCGACGGCCCCGTCGGCCGGTTCGAGGATTTGCGCCTGCTGAAACAGGTCGCCGACTACCCCGCCCGCCACGCCTCGACCCTGGTCTCGCTGGAGGCGACGCTGGAGGCGGTGAACAAGGCCCTCGCCGCCCGAACTCGTCTCGCCGGCGCGGCCTGA
- a CDS encoding HAD-IA family hydrolase, which yields MASLPAPRTYQAFLFDMDGTLITSTLAAERVWTRWAERHGLDVEAFVPTIHGVRAIDTIRRQKLPHIDLDAEVAWVERGEIEDVDGVAPIPGAVDFVKRLPPDRWAVVTSASIPLARARLRAAGATPPAVMITAEDVERGKPDPAGYLKAAATLGFDIADCLVFEDAEAGIRAGEAAGADVVVVTAAWTHPLKTDHPTLADYADATVEVRSDGRLVLTL from the coding sequence ATGGCTTCCCTCCCCGCGCCCCGCACTTACCAGGCCTTCCTGTTCGACATGGACGGCACCTTGATCACCTCGACCCTGGCGGCCGAGCGCGTCTGGACCCGCTGGGCCGAGCGCCACGGGCTGGATGTCGAGGCCTTCGTTCCCACCATCCACGGCGTGCGCGCCATCGACACCATTCGTCGCCAAAAACTGCCCCATATCGACCTGGACGCCGAGGTCGCCTGGGTCGAACGCGGCGAGATCGAGGACGTGGACGGCGTCGCCCCAATCCCCGGCGCCGTCGACTTCGTCAAACGCCTGCCGCCCGACCGCTGGGCCGTGGTCACCTCCGCCTCGATCCCCCTGGCGCGCGCCCGGCTGAGGGCCGCAGGCGCGACCCCGCCCGCCGTGATGATCACCGCCGAAGACGTCGAACGCGGCAAGCCCGACCCGGCCGGCTATCTGAAGGCCGCCGCGACCCTGGGCTTTGACATCGCGGACTGCCTGGTGTTCGAGGACGCTGAGGCCGGGATCAGAGCGGGCGAAGCGGCCGGCGCCGATGTGGTGGTCGTCACCGCCGCCTGGACCCATCCGCTGAAAACCGATCATCCCACACTGGCGGACTATGCGGATGCGACTGTGGAAGTGCGATCCGATGGGCGTCTCGTCCTGACGCTTTAA